CTATTTATATATGCTCCACGGCTATTATTACTGCAATCCTGCTACCAATATTTTAATTCATTAAAATCAACTGGTTAAAAAACACTTACTTTTTATATTGATTAAGAAAAAGCTGATGCCATTATTTGATATAAACAAAACAGCGGCGCGGTTGTACAAAAAATAGCCATCTATTTGCTCGGCGCAAAAACACAAACAAAAAAGCCGGATAACGCTAACTCTGCGTTATCCGGCTTTTAAATTTTATGCGAGGAAAATTACAGCGCAGGTTCCAGAATGCGGATGTGGCTTTCCAGCACGTCACCTTTGACGGCAGCGCTCCACGCTTTCATGTGCGGAGTTTGCAGATGCGCTTCGAGATGCGCCACGGTTTCCCACAGCTCAACCATGATGATGGAGTCTGGCGCAGTGGCCTGGAAGCTCACGCCTGCAGCATGGTCGACCATTGGCGCGTAGCCGTGGCAGCCTTCTTCCTTCAGCACGGTGGGGATAATTTTCGCGAACTCATCCAGTACGGCCTGACGGTGATGCTGGCCAGGACGGGTACGGATCTCAGCAATAACAGTTAACATGATAGTCGTACTCCTTTTTATGCAGACCGTCAGTTAAGCAAAAATCTCGGCAAGATGCTTGCGATATTCTGCGACATAACGCGGCACGTCAGGCATTTTGATCACGTCATTGGCGATAAAGGTCGGCAGCGCGTCCATCCCCAGGAACTGATTGGCTTTGTGGAACGGCAGGTAAGCCCCGTCCACGCCGACGCCATGGAAGAACTGATCTTTCTCGGTGAACGCTTCCATCGGTGCGTTCCAGGTCAGGGACAGCATGTAGGTTTTGCCCTGAATCAGGCCGCCGGAGCCGTATTTTTTGCTGGCGTCAGAACGGGTACGACCGTCGCTGGCGTACAGGGAACCATGGCCTTCGGTGAACACGTCGTCGATGTATTTTTTCACGGTCCACGGCGCGCCCATCCACCAGCCTGGCATCTGCCAGATAATGGTGTCGGCCCACAGGAAGTTTTGCACTTCCGCTTTCACGTCGTAATCGCTGTCGGCGCGAACAACACGGACTTCATGCCCGGCGTCGCGCAGGAAACCATCCGCGACCTCGGTCATGGTGTCGTTCAGTTGGCCGTTGGAGTGACCGAATTTTTTGCCGCCGTTGATAATCAGGATATTGCTCATCGTAATGCCTTAGAAAGGAAGTTTGCCGGTAGTGTAACCCCGGCAACGAGACGATGAAATTAGCAAAATGTGCAAAGTCTTTTGCTGTTTTAGCAACAATGGTGTCACCAGCTGACGCGGGCGACAAAACCCCCTTCCGGCGCATTGTTGAAAACAACGGTCATATGATGCAGGGCGGCGATGCGTTGCACGATGGACAACCCGAGGCCGCTGCCGGGTTCATCCTGCCCTGGTGGGCGATAAAAACGCTCGCCAATCCGGGCGAGGGCATCGGCGCTGATCCCCGGCCCGTTATCACGCACGGTAAAGTCATGGGCGTTGAGCGTCACATCTACTGTGCTGCCGCGCGGGCTGTAACGCACGGCGTTATCCAGCAGGTTGCGCACCAGCAGGCTTAACAATAACGCCTGGCCTTTGCGCGTCACGTCAGACGCATTCGAATGCAGGCGCAGCTCAATGCCCGCCTGGTGCGCCGGGTGGTAAATATCCATCACCGCCGATTGCAGCAGGTCAGCCAGCGAAATCTGCTCGACATCATCCAGCCCGGCGAGGGAATCCAGGCGCGACAGCGTGAGCAATTGTTCCACCAGACGCGTGGCACGGTCGATGCCAAAATGCAGCTGTGACAGCGCTTTCTCCCGGCTCTGCGGATCGTCCATCGACATCTGCGCCACTTCCGTTTGCACCTTCAGGGCGGTGAGTGGGCTGCGCAGTTCGTGGGCGGCATCGGAGGTAAAACGCCGCTCGCGGATAATCATTTCATGCGAGCGGTTAAACAGCTGGTTCAGGGCATCGACCAGTGGACGGACTTCGCCCGGCACGCCAGTGGTATCGAGTTGTTCATCGGAGCCCGGGGTGCGGCTGCGCAGGGTGCGGGTCAGTTTTTTCAACGGCGCGAGTTCGCGGCTGAGCAGCAGAATCAGCAACAGCACCATCAGCGGCAGCGCCACCAGCCACGGCGCAAGCTGGGAGGTGATGATTTCCAGCGCCATTTCCTGGCGGTAATCCCACTCCTGGCCGACCACGATCCGGTATTTTTCATCGGCGGTGGTTATCCACAATAAACGCCATTCGTCGTCGTCATTATTAATGCGGCCATCGTCGAACCCTTCCCGGCGATAGTGGTAGGGAATGTCCTGCCCGTTATCGCCGTCGTTCAGCACCATCCGTCCATCGATGGTGTAAATGGCGAACGCCAGCGCGTCGTCGTCGAGATGCCCGTGCTTAATCTTCTTTTTGGTACGCAGTTGGGGCGAAGTGACGTGCAGCTCGTTGAAATCCATCACGCTCAGGCGTTTGGCGAACAGCATTTGCTGGGTATCAAACAGCTTGTCGAGCTTATCGGTCGTTTGCTGCCAGGCGATAAAGCTGGCGCAGCTCCAGGCCACCAGCGTCAGCACGATAAACAGCAGCGTCAGGCGCAGACGCAGGCTCATGTGGCGCAGAAATCTCATTTATTGTTCGCCCAGGGTGTAGCCGATACCGTGTACCGTGCGGATAAATGGGGTACCGAGCTTGCGGCGCAAATGGTGGACGTGAACTTCCACCGCGTTGCTGGAGACGTCGTCGTCCCAGTTATACAGTTTCTCTTCGATCAGTTTGCGCGGCAGAACGCGTCCGGCGTTGCGCATCAGCAGTTCCAGCAGCGCGAACTCTTTCGGTTTGAGTGTCAGCGGTTCGTCGTTCAGGAACGCAGTCAGGCTGTCGGGGTTGAGTGTCACCGCGCCGTGGCACAGGGCGTTGCTGGCCTGGCCGTGTACGCGACGTATCAGCGCCTCCAGCCGGGCGGCGACTTCAATCAGGGCGAACGGTTTGCACAGGTAATCGTCGGCGCCTGCGCGCAGGCCTTCGACACGCTGGGCGAGCGCATCGCGGGCGGTGAGGATCAGCACCGGTTCTTTACGTCCCTCAGCGCGCCATCCGCGCAGGATGTCCAGGCCATCGATGCCCGGCAGGGTCAAATCGAGGATCACCGCATCATACGGCGCTGTAAACAGCGCCGCTTTGCCGTCTTCGCCACGCGTAAACCAGTCGAGCGTAAAGCCCATTTTGACAAGCCCAGCCTTCAGACCGTCGCCAATCAGCTTATCGTCTTCTACCAGTAAAATTCGCATCCGTTCGCCCCGTTTTAACCGACATTAATCGCCAGTAAACCCGCGCGAGGCGGCGCTGTACAGCAAAAAATAATCTTTTTGCGCCTTAAGAAGTCGTTAAGTTTTGTGCTGTTTAATGGGTCTCAGAGTCCACTCAAAAGGAGAGATTGTGATGAAAAAGACATTAGCGGTAGCGGCCATTGTGGCCTTGATGTCAGCCCCGGTGTTTGCGGCGAATACTCAGGGAGGTTTTTCCGGTCCAGGTGCGGTGCCGACCGCGGCCCAGACCAGCCAGAACGGCGGATTTATCGGGCCAAACGGTAGCGTCACCACCGTCGAAAAAGCCAAATCCATGCGCGACGATGCGTGGGTGACGCTGCGCGGAAATATCGTTGAGCGCATTTCCGACGACCTTTACACCTTCAAAGATGCCACCGGCACCATGAACGTGGATATCGACCACAAACGCTGGAACGGCGTGACCATCACCCCGCAGGACGTGGTGGAAATTCAGGGTGAAGTCGATAAAGACTGGAACTCTGTCGAAATCGACGTGAAGCAGGTCAATAAAGTCAGCAAGTAACGCCCGTGCCGCCGCATCCGTGGCGGCAAAACTGCTTATCCCCTGTGACTCAGCGCGCCAGATAAGGTACTATCTGCGGCAATATTGCCCCCTTTATGGCCGGGCGAAATCGTTGAGGAATCACAGTTAATGAGCGATATGGCAGAGCGCCTTGCGCTACATGAGTTTACGGAAAAAGCGTACCTTGACTACTCCATGTACGTCATCATGGACCGCGCATTGCCGTTTATCGGCGATGGCCTGAAACCGGTACAGCGCCGCATTGTTTACGCAATGTCTGAGCTGGGGCTGAGCGCCAGCGCCAAATTCAAGAAATCCGCCCGTACAGTCGGTGACGTGCTGGGTAAATACCACCCGCACGGCGACAGCGCCTGTTATGAAGCCATGGTGCTGATGGCCCAGCCGTTCTCCTATCGTTACCCGCTGGTCGACGGCCAGGGGAACTGGGGTGCGCCGGACGATCCTAAGTCCTTTGCCGCCATGCGTTATACCGAATCCCGCCTGTCGAAGTATGCCGAAGTGCTGCTGGGCGAGCTGGGGCAGGGCACCGTTGACTGGCTGCCAAACTTCGATGGCACGCTGCTTGAGCCGCGCATGTTACCCGCGCGTCTGCCGAACATTCTGCTGAACGGCACCACCGGGATTGCGGTGGGGATGGCGACGGATATTCCGCCGCACAACGTCCGTGAAGTGGCGAAAGCGGCGATGACGCTGATTGAACAGCCGAAAACCACCCTCGACCAACTGCTCGATATCGTGCAGGGCCCGGATTATCCGACGGAAGCTGAAATCATCACGCCTCGCGCCGATATCCGTAAAATTTACCAGACCGGCCGCGGTTCCGTGCGTATGCGTGCGGTATGGAAAAAAGAAGACGGCGCGGTGGTGATAACCGCGCTGCCGCATCAAGTATCCGGCGCGCGCGTGCTGGAGCAAATCGCCAGCCAGATGCGCAATAAAAAGCTGCCGATGGTTGACGACCTGCGCGATGAATCCGATCACGAAAACCCGACCCGTCTGGTTATTGTGCCGCGCTCCAACCGTGTGGATATGGAGCAGGTGATGAATCACCTGTTTGCCACCACCGATCTGGAAAAAAGCTACCGCATTAACATGAACATGATCGGTCTGGATAACCGTCCGCAGGTGAAAAACCTGCTGGAGATCCTCACCGAATGGCTGGCCTTCCGCCGTGATACCGTCAGCCGTCGCCTGAACCACCGTCTGGAGAAAGTGCTCAAGCGCCTGCATATCCTCGAAGGTTTGCTGGTGGCGTTCCTCAATATCGACGAAGTGATCGAAATCATTCGTCATGAAGATGAACCGAAACCGGCGCTGATGTCGCGCTTTGGCATCAGCGAAACGCAGGCTGAAGCGATCCTCGAACTGAAATTGCGCCACCTCGCCAAGCTGGAAGAGGTGAAAATTCGTGGTGAGCAGAACGACCTCGAAAAAGAGCGCGATCACATTCAGTCGATCCTTGCGTCCGAGCGCAAGATGAGCAACCTGCTGAAGAAAGAGCTGCAGGCTGATGCCGAAGCGTTTGGCGACGATCGCCGTTCTCCGCTGCGTGAGCGCGAAGAAGCGAAGGCCATGAACGAACACGACATGCTGCCGTCTGAGCCGGTTACGATTGTCCTGTCGCAGAGCGGCTGGGTGCGTAGCGCCAAAGGCCACGACATCGACGCCAAAGGACTGAGCTACAAAGCGGGCGACAGCTGGAAAGCGTCGGCGAAAGGCAAGAGCAACCAGCCGGTGGTGTTTATTGATACCACCGGACGCAGCTACGCCGTCGATCCTATTTCGATGCCGTCTGCGCGCGGGCAGGGCGAGCCGCTGACCGGCAAGCTGACGTTGCCGCCGGGTGCGACCGTCAACCACATGCTGATGGAAAACGACGATCAAAAACTGCTGATGGCGTCCGACGCCGGTTACGGTTTCGTCTGTACCTTCAACGATTTAGTGGCGCGTAACCGCGCAGGTAAAGCACTCATCACGCTGCCAGAAAATGCGCAGGTGATGCCGCCGCTGGTGATTGAGGACGAGTCCGACATGCTGCTGGCGATTACCCAGGCGGGCCGCATGCTGATGTTCCCACTGAGCGATTTGCCGCAGTTGTCGAAAGGCAAGGGCAATAAGATCATCGGTATTCCGTCCGCCGACGCGGCGAAGGGCGCTGATGGTCTGGCGCATCTTTACATCCTGCCACCGCAGAGCACGCTGACCATTCACGTTGGTAAGCGGAAAATCAAACTGCGTCCGGAAGAGTTGCAGAAAGTCACTGGCGAACGCGGACGTCGCGGCACGCTGATGCGCGGCCTGCAAAAAATCGACCGGATCGACATTGATTCTCCACTGCGTGCCAGCCCAAGCGCGGGCGACAGCGAAGAGTAATCCCGTTGCCCCTTCTCTCCGGAAGGGGCTGTAAAATTTGCGGCAAACCGTTGTTAATTCGTGCGTTGCGATTAACAATACCCTTATAAGGGTTCTGCAAGTCACATCCCCTGGCCGGTATATAATTCTAAGCGGTCGGGATTTCAGAGGTAGCTATGCTATTGATTTTTCGCGCAATCATCGTTGTCATTTATTGCATTCTGGTATGCATTTTTGGCTGTGTTTATTGTCTGTTTAGCCCACGTAATCCGAAGCACGTTGCGACGTTCGGCCATTTGTTTAGCCGACTGGCCCCAGTTTTTGGCCTGAAAGTCGAAAGACGTCTGCCGGAAGGGTATGAAAACTTTGGCAATGCCATTTATATCGGCAACCATCAAAATAACTACGACATGGTGACGGCGGCGAGTATCGTTATCCCGCCAACGGTCACCGTCGGAAAGAAAAGCCTGTTATGGGTTCCGTTTTTCGGCCTGCTGTACTGGCTGACCGGCAACCTGTTGATCGACCGTAACAACCGCTCAAAAGCACACAGCACGATTGCCGAAGTGGTTAATGCTTTCCAGAAACGTAAGATTTCGTTCTGGATGTTCCCAGAAGGTACTCGCAGCCGCGGCCGCGGCCTGTTACCGTTTAAAACCGGTGCGTTCCATGCCGCAATTGCTGCTGGCGTCCCAATTATTCCGGTGTGTGTTTCCAATACGTCTAATAAAATTAACCTGAACCGTATTAATAACGGTCTGGCTATCGTCGAAATGCTGCCACCGATTGATACCAGCAGCTACGGCAAGGATCAGGTGCGTGAACTTGCGACTCATTGTCGTGAAATCATGATGGCTAAAATCGCCGAGCTCGACCTGGAAGTTGCCGAACGCGAAGCGGCGAACAAGAAAAAATAAGCGTCACCGCGAAACGCCATGCCGTTTACGACATGGCGTAGTCGCAAGTGACCACTGTTTGGGAACGGTTTCCCTCTGTTTTATAGTCAGTTTCATGGAGTTAATATGTCACTCAGTCGGCGTCAATTTATTCAGGCATCAGGAGTAGCGCTTTGTGCTGGCGCAGTGCCACTGAGGGCAAACGCGGCAGGTCAGCAGCCAGCGTTGCCAGTTCCTCCTCTGCTTGAATCCCGTCGTGGACAGCCACTGTTTTTAACCTTGCAACGTGCGCACTGGTCTTTTACCCAGGGCACGCGTGCGCCGGTCTGGGGCATCAACGGACGCTATCTCGGGCCGACAATCCGTGTGTGGAATGGCGATGACGTCAAACTGATTTACAGTAACCGCCTGACGGAAAATGTGGCGATGACCATTCGTGGTTTGCAGGTGCCAGGCCCGCTGATTGGCGGCGCGGCGCGCATGATGTCGCCGAATGCCGACTGGGCGCCGGTGCTGCCGATTCGTCAGAACGCCGCCACTCTGTGGTATCAGGCCAACACTCCGAACCATACGGCTGAGCAGGTTTACAACGGCCTGGCGGGTATGTGGCTGGTCGAAGATGAAGTGAGTAAATCCTTACCTATTCCGAACCACTACGGCGTGGACGATTTCCCGGTCATTATTCAGGACAAGCGTCTCGATAATTTCGGCGCGGCGGAGTACAGCGAGCCGGGAAGCGGCGGCTTTGTGGGCGATACCCTGATGGTCAACGGCGCGCAAAGCCCGTACGTCGAAGTGTCTCGCGGTTGGGTGCGTTTGCGTTTGCTGAACGCGTCAAACTCCCGTCGTTACCTGCTGCAAATGAGCGACGGTCGCGCGCTGCACGTGATTTCCGGTGACCAGGGCTTCCTGCCTGCGCCGGTTTCGGTGAAACAACTTTCGCTGGCCCCGGGCGAGCGCCGTGAAATTCTGGTCGACATGACCAACGGCGACGAAGTGTCGATCACCTGCGGTGAAGCAGCGGGCATTGTGGACCGCATTCGCGGCTTCTTCGAGCCGTCGAGCATTCTGATTTCGACCCTGGTATTGACGCTGCGCCCGACTGGCCTGTTGCCGTTAGTCACCGACAGCCTGCCGATGCGCCTGCTGCCGGAAGAGATCATGACCGGCACGCCGATCCGCAGCCGCGATTTTACGCTGGGCGACGATCCGGGCATCAACGGTCAGCTGTGGGATCCGCAGCGCATTGACGTCACGGCCCAGCAGGGATCGTGGGAGCGCTGGACGCTTCGCGCCGATAGCCCCCAGTCGTTCCATATTGAAGGGGTGATGTTCCAGATCCGCAACGTCAACGGCGCGATGCCGTTCCCGGAAGATCGCGGCTGGAAAGACACGGTGTGGGTAGATGGTCAGGTTGAACTGCTGGTGTATTACGGCCAGCCGTCGTGGCCACACTTCCCGTTCCAGTTTGCCAGCCAGACGCTGGAACTCGCGGACCGCGGATCAATTGGCCAGATGCTGGTGAATCCTTCGCCGTAAGGCTCAACCCTCTCCCACAGGGAGAGAGAAAAGAACGTCCCCTCTCCCTGTGGGAGAGGGTTAGGGAGAGGGGATAAGCATTAACCAACCGTGCCTCTCACTGAAGTTCCCCTTCATTTTCTGACACTATTCAGCGTATAATCCCCGCCTTTTGCACCCTTTTTAACCACCCGGAAGCACTATGAGCGCAATTTCCCTGATCCAACCGGATCGCGATCTCTTCTCCTGGCCGCAGTATTGGGCGGCCTGTTTTGGCCCAGCGCCATTTTTACCGATGTCTCGGGAAGAGATGGACCAACTTGGCTGGGATAGCTGCGACATCATCATGGTGACGGGCGATGCGTACGTCGATCACCCGAGCTTCGGGATGGCGATCTGCGGACGCATGTTGGAAGCGCAGGGCTTCCGCGTGGGGATCATCTCCCAGCCAGACTGGAACAGCAAAGACGACTTCATGCGTCTGGGCAAACCGAATCTGTTCTTTGGCGTCACCGCGGGCAACATGGACTCCATGATTAACCGCTACACAGCCGACCGTAAACTGCGCCACGACGATGCGTATACGCCAGACAACGTCGCGGGCAAACGCCCGGATCGCGCCACGCTGGTTTACACCCAACGCTGTAAAGAAGCCTGGAAAGACGTACCGGTTATCCTCGGCGGGATCGAGGCGAGCCTGCGCCGCTCCGCGCATTACGATTACTGGTCTGATACCGTGCGTCGTTCGGTGCTGGTGGATTCCAAAGCCGACATGCTGATTTTCGGCAACGGTGAGCGACCACTGGTGGAAGTTGCGCATCGCCTCTCAATGGGCGAGCTGGTGTCGGATATTCGTGACGTGCGTAACACCGCGATCATGGTGAAAGAGGCCCTGCCAGGCTGGAGCGGCGTGGATTCCACCCGCCTCGATACGCCGGGCAAAATCGACCCAATCCCGCATCCTTACGGTGAAGATCTGCCGTGCGCCGACAACAAACCTGTGGCGCCGAAAAAGGCAGAAGCCAAAGCCATTACCGTACAGCCGCCGAAGCCAAAGCCGTGGGAAAAAACCTACGTGCTGCTGCCGTCTTACGAGAAAGTGAAGGGCGACAAAGTGCTGTATGCGCACGCCTCACGTATTCTGCATCATGAAACCAACCCGGGCTGCGCCCGCGCGCTGATGCAGAAACACGGCGATCGCTACATCTGGCTGAACCCGCCGGCGATTCCGCTTTCCACCGAAGAGATGGACAGCGTATTTGCGTTGCCGTACCAGCGAATCCCGCATCCGGCGTACGGTGACAGCCGCATCCCGGCTTACGAGATGATCCGCTTCTCGATCAACATCATGCGCGGCTGCTTCGGCGGCTGTTCATTCTGTTCGATAACCGAGCACGAAGGCCGCATTATTCAGAGCCGTTCCGAAGATTCGATCATCAACGAGATCGAAGCCATTCGCGACACCGTGCCTGGTTTTACCGGCATTATTTCCGATCTGGGTGGCCCGACCGCCAACATGTATATGCTGCGCTGCAAATCACCGCGCGCCGAGCAGACCTGTCGCCGCCTGTCCTGTGTTTACCCGGATATCTGTAAGCACATGGATACCAACCACGAGCCGACGATCAATTTGTATCGCCGCGCCCGCGAGCTGGACGGCGTCAAAAAGATCCTAATTGCTTCCGGCGTGCGCTATGACATCGCGGTAGAAGATCCGCGCTACATCAAAGAGCTGGCGACCCATCACGTCGGCGGTTATCTGAAGATTGCGCCAGAGCATACCGAAGAAGGCCCGCTGTCGAAGATGATGAAGCCGGGAATGGGAAGTTATGACCGCTTTAAAGAGCTGTTTGACACCTTTTCGAAACAGGCCGGGAAAGAGCAGTATCTGATCCCTTACTTCATCTCTGCGCACCCGGGCACCACTGACGAAGACATGGTTAACCTGGCGCTGTGGCTGAAGAAGAACCGCTTCCGTCTCGATCAGGTGCAGAACTTCTACCCGTCGCCGCTCGCCAACTCGACCACCATGTATTACACCGGCAAAAACCCGCTGGGTAAGATTGGTTATAAGAGTGAAGATATCGTGGTGCCGAAGGGCGACAAACAGCGTCGTCTGCACAAAGCGCTGCTGCGCTATCACGATCCGGCGAACTGGCCGATGATTCGTCTGGCGCTGGAAGCGATTGGTAAAAAGCATTTGATCGGCGGACGCCGTGAATGTCTGGTGCCGTCACCGACCCTGGAAGAAATGCGCGAAGCGCGTCGACAGAACCGTCACACGCGTCCGGCATTGACCAAGCACACGGCGGTGGCGCATCAGCGTCAGACGCCAGCTGCGAATAAAAAACGCGGAAAAGTTGCGGGGCGTTAAACCGATTTGCCCGGTGGCGCTCGCGCTTACCGGGCCTACAACACCGTAGGCCGGATAAGCGTTAGCGCCATCCGGCATCTCCACAAAAGGCGTTAACCGCCGAACTGATCCGGGTCCGGCCCGAGCCGTTTCCCCTGGTCCAGCTTAGCAATCTCACTCAGTTCGTCTTTATCCAGACGGAAATCCCACACGTCGAAGTTTTCCGCAATGCGCGTCGGCGTAACGGATTTCGGGATAACCACCAGCCCGCTATCCAGATGCCAGCGAATCACTATCTGCGCCGGTGTCTTGCTGTATTTCTCCGCCAGATGGCGAATAATGGTCTGATCGAAAACCCCTTCGCCGCCTTGTGCCAGCGGGCTCCACGACTCGGTCTGGATCTTGTGTGTCGCGTTCCAGGAATGCAATTGACGCTGCTGCATCAGAGGATGAAGTTCAATCTGGTTGATGACAGGCGAGACGCCGGTTTCATCAATCAGACGCTGCAAGTGGTTCACCTGGAAATTACATACGCCGATGCTTTTCACCAGACCCTGCTTTTGCAGTTCAATCATCCCACGCCAGGCTTCAACGTAATGATCGATAGCCGGGACCGGCCAGTGCATCAGATACAGATCGACAAAATCGAGCTGCAGTTTATCGAGACTTTCCTGGAGCGCTTCCGCCGGGCGTTTCTGATCGTCATTCCACAGCTTGGTGGTAATGAACAGCTCATCGCGCGCAACGCCTGCACTGGCTAATGCAGTGCCCACGCCCTCTTCATTTTTATACGCGGCGGCGGTATCGATAGAACGATAGCCGACCTCCAGCGCTTTATGAATGGCGGTAACGACGTCCTCGTTGCTTGCTTTCCACACGCCGAGACCCAGTTGCGGCATGATGTTGCCGTCATTGAGTTTGATTACGGTTGGATGTGTCATGCTGCATTTCTCCCTAGGTTAAATTCACCAGAGCGCGGTGGGCGCTCCGGTGAAGTAGTAACAGTAAGTCTGGACGAAATACGAGAAAACGAAAGGTTGAGCGGAAAAACCCTTAGCGTGCCGCTTCGTAAATACGACGGCTCACCTCGAGAGTAATGTCCTGATTTTCACCGATTTGCGTCATGCCGTGCTCTTCCAGTTTTTTCAGCAGCGCAGGGATAGAGCTGCCGTCCAGACCGTAACCGGACAGGCGCGTTGGCACACCCATCGCTTCGAAGAACTCGCGAGTCGCGGCAATAGCGGCATCAATGCGGGCATCTTCAGAACCTTCGGTAATGTTCCAGACGCGTTCTGCGTACTGCAGCAGTTTGGCGCGTTTGGTGTCGCGTTTTTCATTCCACAAAGCAGGCAGAACAACCGCCAGCGTCTGGGCGTGATCCAGACCGTGCATTGCGGTCAGTTCATGGCCCAGCATATGCGTCGCCCAGTCCTGCGGTACGCCCGCACCAATCAGGCCGTTCAGCGCCTGAGTGGCCGCCCACATCACATTGGCACGCACATCGTAGTTTTCTGGCTCTTTCAGCGCTTTCGGGCCTTCTTCAACCAGCGTCAGCAGAATGCCTTCGGCGAAACGGTCCTGAATTTTGGCGTTTACCGGGTAAGTCACGTACTGCTCAACGGTGTGAATGAAGGCATCTACCACACCGTTTGCGACCTGGCGCGGTGGCAGAGTGTAGGTATAAACCGGATCCAGAATGGCGAAGACCGGCTGCACGTGCGGATTCATGAACGCCTGTTTGTCGCCAGTGGTTTTACGAGAAATCACCGCGCCCATGTTGGATTCAGAACCGGTCGCAGGCAGCGTCAGCACGGAGCCCATCGGGAGAGCACTTTCAATTTTGCTGCCGCCGGTTTGCAGGATTTCCCACGGGTCAACGCCGTCAGTATATTGCGCGGCTGCCGCGATGAATTTGGTGCCGTCGAGAACGGAACCGCCGCCCACAGCCAGCAGGAAGGTGATTTTTTCTTCGCGGGCAATTTTCACCGCGTTCATCAGCGTTTCATAAGATGGGTTTGGCTCGATGCCGCCAAACTCCAGCACGTTGAGGCCGTTCAGCGCGGTCATGACCTGGTCCAGCACGCCGGTTTTTTTGACACTGCCGCCGCCGTAGGTGACGAGGACGCGAGCGTCTGCCGGGATTTGCGCCC
This DNA window, taken from Scandinavium goeteborgense, encodes the following:
- the ftsP gene encoding cell division protein FtsP, with translation MSLSRRQFIQASGVALCAGAVPLRANAAGQQPALPVPPLLESRRGQPLFLTLQRAHWSFTQGTRAPVWGINGRYLGPTIRVWNGDDVKLIYSNRLTENVAMTIRGLQVPGPLIGGAARMMSPNADWAPVLPIRQNAATLWYQANTPNHTAEQVYNGLAGMWLVEDEVSKSLPIPNHYGVDDFPVIIQDKRLDNFGAAEYSEPGSGGFVGDTLMVNGAQSPYVEVSRGWVRLRLLNASNSRRYLLQMSDGRALHVISGDQGFLPAPVSVKQLSLAPGERREILVDMTNGDEVSITCGEAAGIVDRIRGFFEPSSILISTLVLTLRPTGLLPLVTDSLPMRLLPEEIMTGTPIRSRDFTLGDDPGINGQLWDPQRIDVTAQQGSWERWTLRADSPQSFHIEGVMFQIRNVNGAMPFPEDRGWKDTVWVDGQVELLVYYGQPSWPHFPFQFASQTLELADRGSIGQMLVNPSP
- the yqhD gene encoding alcohol dehydrogenase, which translates into the protein MFNFNLHTPTRILFGKGAITELRAQIPADARVLVTYGGGSVKKTGVLDQVMTALNGLNVLEFGGIEPNPSYETLMNAVKIAREEKITFLLAVGGGSVLDGTKFIAAAAQYTDGVDPWEILQTGGSKIESALPMGSVLTLPATGSESNMGAVISRKTTGDKQAFMNPHVQPVFAILDPVYTYTLPPRQVANGVVDAFIHTVEQYVTYPVNAKIQDRFAEGILLTLVEEGPKALKEPENYDVRANVMWAATQALNGLIGAGVPQDWATHMLGHELTAMHGLDHAQTLAVVLPALWNEKRDTKRAKLLQYAERVWNITEGSEDARIDAAIAATREFFEAMGVPTRLSGYGLDGSSIPALLKKLEEHGMTQIGENQDITLEVSRRIYEAAR
- the dkgA gene encoding 2,5-didehydrogluconate reductase DkgA; the protein is MTHPTVIKLNDGNIMPQLGLGVWKASNEDVVTAIHKALEVGYRSIDTAAAYKNEEGVGTALASAGVARDELFITTKLWNDDQKRPAEALQESLDKLQLDFVDLYLMHWPVPAIDHYVEAWRGMIELQKQGLVKSIGVCNFQVNHLQRLIDETGVSPVINQIELHPLMQQRQLHSWNATHKIQTESWSPLAQGGEGVFDQTIIRHLAEKYSKTPAQIVIRWHLDSGLVVIPKSVTPTRIAENFDVWDFRLDKDELSEIAKLDQGKRLGPDPDQFGG
- a CDS encoding YgiQ family radical SAM protein, translated to MSAISLIQPDRDLFSWPQYWAACFGPAPFLPMSREEMDQLGWDSCDIIMVTGDAYVDHPSFGMAICGRMLEAQGFRVGIISQPDWNSKDDFMRLGKPNLFFGVTAGNMDSMINRYTADRKLRHDDAYTPDNVAGKRPDRATLVYTQRCKEAWKDVPVILGGIEASLRRSAHYDYWSDTVRRSVLVDSKADMLIFGNGERPLVEVAHRLSMGELVSDIRDVRNTAIMVKEALPGWSGVDSTRLDTPGKIDPIPHPYGEDLPCADNKPVAPKKAEAKAITVQPPKPKPWEKTYVLLPSYEKVKGDKVLYAHASRILHHETNPGCARALMQKHGDRYIWLNPPAIPLSTEEMDSVFALPYQRIPHPAYGDSRIPAYEMIRFSINIMRGCFGGCSFCSITEHEGRIIQSRSEDSIINEIEAIRDTVPGFTGIISDLGGPTANMYMLRCKSPRAEQTCRRLSCVYPDICKHMDTNHEPTINLYRRARELDGVKKILIASGVRYDIAVEDPRYIKELATHHVGGYLKIAPEHTEEGPLSKMMKPGMGSYDRFKELFDTFSKQAGKEQYLIPYFISAHPGTTDEDMVNLALWLKKNRFRLDQVQNFYPSPLANSTTMYYTGKNPLGKIGYKSEDIVVPKGDKQRRLHKALLRYHDPANWPMIRLALEAIGKKHLIGGRRECLVPSPTLEEMREARRQNRHTRPALTKHTAVAHQRQTPAANKKRGKVAGR